One Leptidea sinapis chromosome 32, ilLepSina1.1, whole genome shotgun sequence genomic region harbors:
- the LOC126974503 gene encoding LYR motif-containing protein 2 translates to MTTKLPKGALSLKQFLLRQEVLKLYKDIFRTLRKVPDAKTRKELEEWTKNDFRNNQHHTDIVTIKSMLHYGRKSLKDLQRSLSLSDG, encoded by the exons ATGACTACAAAACTCCCGAAAGGTGCCTTAAGTCTAAAACAG tttctgcTCCGCCAAGAGgtattaaaattgtacaaagaCATATTTCGAACTCTAAGGAAAGTGCCCGATGCGAAAACTCGCAAAGAACTCGAGGAATGGACTAAAAATGATTTCCGAAATAACCAACATCATACAGACATAGTCACAATAAAATCTATGCTTCACTATGGAAGGAAATCTTTAAAAGATTTACAAAGATCTCTATCCCTAAGTGATGGCTAG
- the LOC126974448 gene encoding membrane-bound transcription factor site-2 protease, which translates to MSFTILCSFILTFYLVIWFFDSFFKSCMHYPYYAFLEGTGLQVGILNFCWTTSAFNRFLYRWSKNLARLLRKWFSFGYYITVCLFLPFSIWTLVSLIIDNFTTSIQMGVTEVKAMLPGVNIPASDFWIYFLAIGLGTVFHELGHAFAAAQEDVPIVSVGVYVFTIIPIAFVKLNTEQLNSLPIIKRLKIFCAGVWHNIVLSFFAMTLFFITPVLFSIAYKTDIGVRVTDITADSPLKDARGLDRGDVITAINACNIKDSYDWSYCLHVAHDRFGICTSAEFIAQNDEIIVETVKEYGVIECCRKDDHYSFCFEYMEPKVAVDSVLPGQYSCLRPRDMVKEKLVKCTEVGGYTCPQNMHCLKPSLNNHTYFIIIEREDNNAVIFLGWPYDIYRSVFVDQYFPRLSVFSIFSPTQCEKLLKFVFLFSMGIGFINIIPCYGTDGHHIARNLIQMLARFLNKSGDFVNVFTFLTVLVGTGVTVPMLIYLFYKAIFLDELSY; encoded by the exons ATGTCCTTTACGATtctttgttcatttatattaaCTTTTTATCTAGTAATATGGTTCTTTGATTCATTTTTTAAG AGCTGCATGCATTATCCATATTATGCATTCCTTGAAGGTACTGGTCTCCAAGTGGGAATACTAAATTTTTGCTGGACAACATCTGCCTTTAATAGATTCTTGTACAGATGGAGTAAAAATCTTGCTAGATTATTAAGAAAATGGTTTTCTTTCGGATATTATATAACAGTTTGCTTATTTCTCCCATTTTCAATTTGGACATTAGTTTCATTAATAATTGATAACTTTACTACTAGTATACAAATGGGTGTAACAGAAGTGAAAGCTATGTTGCCAGGAGTGAATATTCCGGCTTCAGATTTCTGGATTTACTTCTTGGCTATTGGATTGGGAACTGTGTTCCATGAGTTAGGACATGCATTTGCTGCAGCACAAGAAGATGTACCAATAGTTTCAGTTGGGGTGTATGTATTTACAATTATTCCAATAGCATTTGTAAAACTTAATACGGAGCAGTTGAACAGTCTACCAATAATCAAAAGGCTTAAGATATTCTGTGCAGGTGTATGGCATAATATTGTCCTCTCATTTTTTGCgatgacattattttttataactccAGTATTGTTCAGTATTGCCTATAAAACTGACATTGGAGTTAGAGTAACAGATATTACTGCAGATTCACCTCTAAAGGATGCTAGAGGTCTAGATAGAGGCGATGTTATAACGGCTATAAATGCATGCAATATCAAAGATTCATATGATTGGTCATACTGCCTTCATGTAGCACATGATAGATTTGGTATATGCACTAGTGCTGAATTTATTGCTCAAAACGACGAAATCATAGTGGAAACTGTTAAAGAATACGGTGTTATAGAATGCTGCAGGAAAGATGATCACTACAGCTTCTGTTTTGAGTATATGGAACCTAAAGTTGCTGTGGACTCAGTGTTGCCAGGCCAATATTCTTGTCTGAGGCCGAGGGATATGGTGAAGGAGAAACTGGTAAAATGTACTGAAGTTGGAGGATACACATGCCCTCAGAATATGCATTGCTTAAAGCCATCTTTAAACAatcatacatattttataattattgaaaggGAAGACAACAATGCTGTTATATTTTTGGGCTGGCCGTATGATATTTACAGAAGTGTCTTTGTTGACCAATATTTCCCTCGTCTGAGTGTTTTCTCAATCTTCTCGCCAACCCAGTGTGAGAAACTGCttaaatttgtgtttttgttcTCTATGGGTAttggttttattaatattattcctTGTTATGGCACTGATGGACATCATATTGCTAGGAATCTTATACAAATGTTAGCAAGATTCTTAAATAAAAGTGGtgattttgtaaatgttttcaCATTTTTAACAGTATTGGTAGGTACGGGTGTTACAGTGcctatgttaatttatttattttacaaagcaATATTTTTGGATGAATTAAGTTATTAA